From Zavarzinella sp., one genomic window encodes:
- a CDS encoding 3-deoxy-D-manno-octulosonic acid transferase has translation MVYILDLFYVLILALLAPFLLRRRAKTGRYRRLLLPKLLGTTVKSSSQKPYALFHGVSVGEVHLLEPIIRSFLQHHSGWGFYLSTSTDAGYDEACRIFGIENVCAAPFDFTWAVKRTLFSMKPKLIVLAESDLWPNFLTIANQVKIPVVVVNGRISPRSAKRYQLFKSILYRLLLRKVTHFCMQSEHYTQLMAGLGVCSNRLTITGSVKYDRSSVVISPDTLGRMRQELGIHTNQVVFVAGSTHAPEEEICLQVFQNLLAKFNQLRLILVPRSPERFVEVEHLIRGAGFECQLRTQQFQKSEVYNKPVILINRMGELGTVWALADVAFVGGSLCTTRGGQSMIEPAGLGIPLVFGPHTWNFRDAVNGLLHHNGAVVVHDQAELAFQLEKMLTDRTTAAAMGANAKNYAHSQLGATHRTVEVLTQIVEESQ, from the coding sequence ATGGTTTACATTTTGGACCTGTTTTATGTGCTAATTCTGGCACTGCTGGCACCTTTTCTGCTGAGACGACGTGCGAAAACAGGCCGCTACCGCCGATTATTGCTTCCCAAATTATTGGGTACTACTGTAAAGTCTTCTTCACAAAAGCCTTACGCACTATTCCATGGTGTCAGCGTTGGAGAAGTGCATCTGCTTGAACCGATCATTCGCAGCTTTCTACAACACCACTCAGGGTGGGGGTTTTATCTCTCAACTTCTACGGATGCGGGTTACGATGAAGCGTGTCGGATATTTGGAATCGAAAATGTTTGTGCGGCACCATTTGATTTTACCTGGGCTGTGAAACGCACTCTATTTTCAATGAAACCGAAGCTGATCGTCCTTGCTGAAAGCGATTTATGGCCGAATTTTCTAACTATCGCCAATCAAGTCAAGATTCCGGTCGTTGTTGTAAATGGCCGAATTTCTCCACGATCTGCAAAACGCTACCAGCTGTTCAAGTCAATTCTGTATCGCCTGTTGTTGAGAAAAGTCACTCACTTCTGCATGCAAAGCGAACATTACACCCAGTTGATGGCTGGGCTTGGGGTTTGCTCCAATCGCCTGACTATCACAGGTTCGGTGAAATACGATCGATCTTCAGTCGTGATTTCGCCTGATACATTAGGCAGGATGCGGCAAGAACTGGGAATTCATACTAATCAAGTAGTATTTGTGGCAGGCAGCACGCATGCACCAGAGGAAGAGATCTGCCTGCAAGTATTCCAGAATTTGTTAGCAAAATTTAATCAATTGCGACTCATTCTGGTTCCTCGTTCTCCAGAACGGTTTGTCGAAGTGGAACACCTCATTCGTGGTGCTGGTTTTGAATGCCAGTTACGCACGCAACAATTTCAAAAATCGGAAGTATATAACAAGCCTGTTATATTGATTAACCGAATGGGAGAATTGGGCACTGTCTGGGCATTGGCTGATGTTGCTTTTGTAGGTGGTAGTTTGTGTACCACACGAGGCGGGCAGAGTATGATTGAACCGGCTGGATTGGGGATTCCGCTTGTTTTTGGTCCCCACACCTGGAACTTTCGGGATGCAGTCAATGGGTTATTGCACCACAATGGTGCAGTGGTCGTCCACGATCAAGCCGAATTGGCATTTCAACTTGAAAAAATGTTGACTGACCGCACCACTGCTGCAGCAATGGGTGCCAATGCAAAAAATTATGCACATTCCCAACTCGGTGCCACCCACCGAACAGTTGAAGTGCTAACACAAATCGTTGAGGAATCTCAGTGA
- a CDS encoding aminotransferase class IV, with product MNKDVLWWFDGHWVPANQVSLAFDHPGLMWGAIVTDRTQIRDEKPFRLAAHIERLMQSAELAKIPLVADHESIKNLVEVGIQLNLGKAGKLWQVILLMLPKSSGAALSIQFLPQIVGSDQYKLFPYECTPMELSSVKHRSRLHWWVASQSVPAGFEPLFTSRLADPFIYETARANVLAIIDGVLVSPPERETLPGIARKLIFELAESLSIPTKFRPVLLSELITAEVVLITNSTFIMKKVSQIGAQPTSPGGPTWEKLENFWLEISAENGLWQDYFSDCPKFH from the coding sequence GTGAATAAAGATGTCCTCTGGTGGTTCGACGGACATTGGGTGCCTGCAAACCAGGTTTCCTTGGCATTCGATCATCCTGGGTTAATGTGGGGAGCAATTGTCACTGATCGAACTCAGATTCGCGACGAAAAACCTTTTCGCTTAGCAGCACACATCGAAAGGCTGATGCAAAGTGCTGAATTGGCAAAGATTCCACTAGTGGCAGATCATGAATCCATCAAGAACTTGGTTGAGGTTGGAATTCAGCTTAATTTGGGAAAAGCAGGTAAATTGTGGCAGGTTATTCTGTTGATGTTACCGAAATCATCGGGTGCTGCGTTATCGATTCAGTTTCTGCCACAGATCGTAGGATCCGATCAATACAAATTATTCCCTTATGAATGCACGCCGATGGAATTGTCATCGGTCAAACATCGCTCTCGACTGCATTGGTGGGTTGCAAGTCAATCTGTTCCAGCAGGATTTGAACCACTATTTACTTCGCGTCTTGCAGATCCGTTTATCTATGAAACTGCTCGAGCAAATGTCCTTGCAATTATCGATGGAGTGCTGGTGAGCCCACCTGAACGGGAAACTTTGCCAGGAATTGCCCGAAAACTAATTTTCGAATTGGCTGAAAGTTTATCAATTCCAACAAAATTTCGCCCAGTTTTGCTCAGCGAATTGATCACAGCAGAAGTGGTACTGATCACAAATTCCACTTTTATAATGAAGAAAGTTTCACAAATTGGTGCTCAACCGACTTCCCCAGGAGGCCCCACCTGGGAGAAATTGGAGAATTTTTGGCTGGAAATCAGTGCGGAAAATGGTTTGTGGCAGGACTATTTTTCGGATTGCCCAAAATTTCATTAA
- a CDS encoding sodium/proton-translocating pyrophosphatase, giving the protein MPLKIPGLQSRKLRILLHVVVVIGAAILLGAAPQNDLTTAHTGWQPFATFFDTTHFSMVEQLALLGALLTSCAAIVYAAILSKKVFRADSGTSGMQAVADAVRKGANEYMKKQFRIVSVLLVILAVLIIVAKWPFGDSTNTEVQAIAASRGIAFLIGAIFSATVGFFGMKLATEGNLRVASAARLGMAPAMRLGYQTGTVTGMLTTGLGLLGGCVIVLFMGEKAYETLLGFAFGGSLLALFMRVGGGIYTKAADVGADLVGKIEQDIPEDDPRNAATIADNVGDNVGDCAGMAADVFESYTVTMVAAMILGYAAFGTKAMILPLLFQAVGILSSMISTALVGKKDPGPGAGGAMAAINNSFRIGALLTVAGIFLVGFLFLRFEKPYIVEQAIERGLVNYPEFRVALGLQENEKNAKLAHEKWRKLSEEEQNRIAEIPMKITTKEGVIERSVFEEADSIVPVKHGLDIRPAVACLVGILLTLALMFKTEYWTSTEYSPVRSITKNSRTGDATNIIQGIAIGYESTVWAVLLIAVGIFTGVYVYSGAESPIFTAYGIAMCGIGMLALTGDTLSMDVFGPVADNANGIGEMGYNRDTRFQQLSPTDPEYMSPAAIASSRQILTDLDATGNTTKAITKGIAIGSAVVAAVSLFASFIAVLVKGSEEKINEITKGDFAEKTGLLSIAVPEVFIGMLLGGAVPFLFSSMTIRAVSRAAYLIVNECRNQFKKKEIWEGTEPADYARVVGICTTTAQRELIGPGLLAIFAPILVGFLLGPYALGGFLAGMMVVGQLLAVFMATAGGAWDNAKKMIEDQEPSDLSGKGSQQHKASVTGDTVGDPLKDTAGPAINPLIKVMNMVALLVLPLVLVHNLKNGSEPNYLLTAAIVLVGFLAISWSWWQSKRDTIEMRELDAEYEVQLKAAIEKRRSEKDQNT; this is encoded by the coding sequence ATGCCGTTGAAGATACCTGGACTGCAAAGTCGCAAACTACGAATATTGCTGCATGTGGTTGTCGTAATCGGTGCCGCAATCCTGCTGGGTGCAGCACCCCAGAACGACCTCACCACCGCACATACAGGCTGGCAGCCGTTTGCAACATTTTTTGACACCACTCATTTTTCAATGGTGGAACAACTTGCGTTGCTGGGAGCACTACTAACTTCCTGTGCTGCAATCGTTTATGCAGCAATACTCAGTAAGAAGGTGTTTCGTGCCGATTCTGGCACTTCCGGAATGCAGGCTGTTGCTGATGCGGTACGGAAGGGCGCAAATGAGTATATGAAAAAGCAGTTTCGGATAGTTTCCGTACTCCTTGTCATCTTAGCTGTGTTGATCATTGTTGCAAAATGGCCATTTGGTGATAGCACCAACACTGAAGTGCAGGCGATTGCTGCTTCCAGAGGTATTGCTTTTCTTATTGGTGCAATTTTTTCAGCCACAGTTGGATTTTTTGGCATGAAACTTGCTACCGAAGGGAACCTTCGCGTAGCTTCCGCAGCCCGCCTGGGCATGGCACCAGCGATGCGACTTGGTTACCAGACTGGTACAGTGACAGGTATGCTTACCACTGGCCTGGGTCTGCTGGGTGGGTGCGTAATCGTATTATTCATGGGTGAAAAAGCCTATGAAACGCTGCTAGGATTTGCATTCGGCGGTTCCTTGCTTGCACTATTCATGCGTGTGGGTGGGGGTATCTATACCAAAGCTGCCGATGTCGGTGCCGACCTCGTTGGTAAAATTGAACAGGATATTCCCGAAGACGACCCACGCAACGCTGCCACCATTGCTGACAATGTTGGCGACAACGTGGGGGATTGTGCAGGGATGGCTGCGGACGTGTTTGAAAGTTACACGGTAACGATGGTAGCGGCCATGATTCTGGGTTACGCAGCCTTTGGTACCAAAGCAATGATTCTCCCACTGCTCTTTCAGGCGGTGGGGATTCTCAGCAGTATGATCAGCACTGCGCTGGTGGGGAAAAAAGACCCAGGGCCGGGTGCAGGTGGTGCCATGGCTGCGATCAACAATAGTTTTCGAATTGGTGCACTGCTGACCGTTGCAGGTATATTTCTGGTAGGCTTCTTATTTTTACGTTTCGAGAAACCGTACATCGTTGAACAGGCCATTGAACGTGGCCTGGTTAACTATCCTGAATTTCGCGTAGCATTAGGGCTGCAGGAAAATGAGAAGAATGCCAAATTAGCCCACGAGAAATGGCGAAAACTCAGCGAAGAAGAGCAGAATCGAATCGCAGAAATTCCAATGAAAATAACTACCAAAGAGGGGGTTATTGAGCGGAGTGTATTCGAGGAGGCTGACAGTATCGTTCCGGTAAAGCATGGTTTGGATATTCGTCCTGCCGTCGCCTGCCTGGTGGGTATTTTGCTGACACTCGCATTGATGTTTAAGACAGAATACTGGACCAGCACTGAATACAGTCCGGTACGTTCGATTACAAAAAATTCCCGCACAGGAGATGCCACGAACATCATTCAGGGGATCGCCATTGGCTACGAAAGTACCGTGTGGGCGGTACTGCTCATTGCGGTGGGGATTTTTACTGGTGTCTACGTGTATTCGGGCGCAGAAAGCCCTATTTTCACTGCTTACGGTATTGCGATGTGTGGCATTGGAATGCTGGCACTCACAGGCGACACGCTCAGCATGGATGTGTTTGGTCCAGTTGCAGACAACGCCAATGGCATTGGTGAGATGGGCTACAATCGTGATACCAGATTCCAGCAATTATCTCCTACTGATCCCGAATACATGTCACCAGCGGCAATCGCGTCTTCCCGCCAGATACTGACAGACCTCGATGCCACAGGTAATACTACAAAGGCGATTACGAAAGGAATTGCGATTGGTTCTGCAGTGGTGGCAGCAGTGTCGTTGTTTGCCAGTTTTATCGCGGTGCTGGTGAAAGGTTCTGAAGAAAAAATCAATGAAATCACCAAAGGCGACTTTGCCGAAAAGACTGGTTTGCTTTCGATTGCGGTACCTGAAGTATTTATTGGCATGTTGCTGGGAGGTGCAGTGCCTTTTCTGTTCAGCAGTATGACGATTCGGGCAGTTAGTCGGGCTGCCTACTTGATCGTCAATGAATGCCGAAATCAGTTCAAAAAGAAAGAAATCTGGGAAGGAACGGAACCTGCGGACTACGCCCGAGTGGTCGGAATTTGTACCACCACCGCACAAAGAGAACTGATCGGACCAGGATTATTGGCAATTTTTGCACCAATTCTTGTGGGCTTTTTGTTGGGCCCCTACGCGTTGGGAGGCTTCCTCGCTGGCATGATGGTTGTGGGACAATTGTTGGCCGTCTTTATGGCTACCGCAGGTGGTGCATGGGATAACGCAAAGAAAATGATCGAAGACCAGGAACCATCCGATCTTTCTGGAAAAGGTTCACAGCAACACAAGGCAAGTGTTACTGGTGACACCGTTGGCGATCCATTGAAAGACACTGCAGGTCCCGCGATCAACCCACTGATTAAAGTGATGAATATGGTAGCCCTACTGGTGCTGCCATTGGTGCTGGTACATAACCTGAAAAACGGGAGTGAGCCAAATTATCTCCTCACGGCAGCAATTGTACTGGTAGGTTTTCTGGCAATCAGTTGGTCGTGGTGGCAATCGAAACGAGATACGATTGAGATGCGGGAATTGGATGCAGAGTATGAAGTGCAGTTGAAGGCCGCAATCGAGAAAAGAAGATCCGAGAAGGACCAGAACACCTGA
- a CDS encoding CehA/McbA family metallohydrolase, with amino-acid sequence MKFDLHMHTCRYSPDSVIDPYELVEHAVRIGLDGIVLTEHDRLWPEDELDELRSYAPRLTILGGVEVTGKQGDVLCYGIQSLDYLPKGIHWVDLCQEVHRQGGVCVAAHPFRWEQGFDIICEKYQPELDGMEMMSNNMFPEVRAKAAAYAMQQPRFAQLGNSDAHELFVLGRCFTMMKTPVKNNEDLILAIQQQLCYAVDGPLFLKSAS; translated from the coding sequence ATGAAATTTGATCTCCATATGCACACGTGCCGTTATTCACCCGATAGCGTCATTGATCCGTACGAATTGGTAGAACACGCGGTTAGAATTGGATTGGATGGAATTGTACTGACCGAACATGACCGTCTTTGGCCAGAAGATGAATTGGATGAATTACGTAGTTATGCCCCACGGTTGACGATCCTGGGTGGGGTGGAAGTAACCGGAAAGCAAGGTGATGTACTTTGTTATGGGATTCAATCCCTCGATTACTTACCGAAGGGCATTCACTGGGTTGATCTATGCCAGGAAGTGCATCGCCAGGGTGGGGTTTGTGTGGCGGCACATCCTTTTCGCTGGGAACAGGGATTTGATATCATTTGCGAAAAATATCAACCAGAACTGGATGGTATGGAAATGATGTCGAACAACATGTTTCCTGAAGTGCGTGCAAAAGCCGCAGCCTATGCAATGCAACAGCCACGTTTTGCCCAACTGGGGAACAGCGATGCACATGAACTGTTCGTGCTTGGCAGGTGCTTTACTATGATGAAAACACCCGTCAAGAACAACGAGGATCTGATTCTGGCAATTCAACAGCAACTGTGTTATGCAGTCGATGGCCCACTTTTCCTGAAATCTGCCTCCTAA
- a CDS encoding glycosyltransferase family 4 protein — MKIAYLTNQYPYIRHTFIRREIQALESLGETVYRYSVRDSGKDSPDSADIAEYSQTRALLSVNMLSILWITWVTFFRSPSRWFNAFGIASRLARKASNGYFRNLFYFCEACVLRKWLAKNEVEHLHVHFATNPASIALLCRKLGGPTYSITVHGPEEWDRPEALSLQEKYEQAAFVVAVSDFGRCQIFRWIDPAFWSKVYVVHCGVDLAYLESTPDPVPDTNKLLSVAGLVPQKGHLLLLPALKKVKEMGHQFQMVFIGDGPLREPIEKMIQDLNLQDCVTLLGWQSNTEVQQQLHRSRALIMPSFAENLPVAMMEAFATGRPVLGTYVAGIPELIEHGVNGFLVPSGNVDATCKAIIQLLTLSNDRLNAMGFAGFQAVKSNHCVTTETKKLRQLFEQTISDNQKKSSK; from the coding sequence ATGAAGATCGCATACCTGACGAATCAGTACCCATACATCCGGCATACCTTCATCCGCAGAGAAATTCAGGCCCTTGAATCGCTGGGGGAAACAGTTTATCGCTACTCAGTGCGAGACTCCGGTAAAGATTCCCCAGATTCGGCAGACATTGCAGAATACTCTCAGACACGGGCACTCCTTTCTGTGAACATGCTCAGTATTTTGTGGATCACCTGGGTCACCTTTTTTCGTTCTCCAAGTCGATGGTTTAATGCCTTTGGTATTGCATCGCGTCTTGCAAGAAAAGCTAGCAATGGCTACTTTCGCAATCTGTTTTACTTTTGCGAAGCATGCGTGCTGAGAAAATGGCTCGCAAAGAACGAGGTGGAGCATCTCCATGTACACTTCGCAACGAATCCGGCGTCGATTGCGTTGCTTTGCCGCAAACTGGGTGGCCCCACATACAGTATCACGGTGCATGGTCCAGAAGAATGGGACCGGCCAGAAGCGTTGAGTTTGCAGGAAAAATACGAACAGGCAGCTTTTGTTGTAGCAGTTTCCGATTTTGGTCGTTGTCAGATATTTCGCTGGATTGACCCCGCGTTTTGGTCCAAAGTGTATGTGGTCCATTGTGGCGTCGACCTGGCTTATCTGGAATCGACACCAGATCCCGTTCCCGATACCAACAAATTGCTTTCTGTAGCTGGTCTAGTGCCACAAAAAGGCCACCTGCTCTTGCTACCTGCCCTCAAGAAAGTCAAAGAAATGGGGCACCAGTTTCAGATGGTGTTTATTGGCGATGGGCCCCTGCGAGAGCCGATCGAAAAGATGATTCAAGACCTGAACTTACAAGATTGTGTCACATTATTGGGGTGGCAGAGCAATACCGAAGTCCAACAACAATTGCATCGATCACGGGCATTAATAATGCCAAGTTTTGCTGAAAACCTTCCTGTTGCGATGATGGAAGCATTTGCCACTGGTAGACCCGTGCTGGGGACTTATGTTGCAGGTATTCCAGAGTTGATTGAGCATGGAGTCAATGGTTTCCTTGTACCATCGGGGAATGTTGACGCTACCTGCAAAGCAATTATCCAGCTACTGACACTATCTAACGATCGCTTGAATGCAATGGGCTTTGCAGGTTTTCAAGCAGTAAAATCGAACCACTGTGTTACCACAGAAACAAAAAAACTGCGACAATTATTTGAACAGACGATTTCAGACAACCAGAAGAAAAGCTCCAAGTAA
- a CDS encoding Gfo/Idh/MocA family oxidoreductase produces the protein MAEAQHRVAIVGAGYIADWHLKALKTIPNLKVVAVCDSNASRAESFAKSYGISTYVKSIDELVAAGICNVAHILLPADLHHSEASKLLENQIDVLLEKPATTSVADCRHLAEVVHRTGRHLGVSHNFLFDPNYVFLRNSLHNKELGKIRDARLCWHRELPFAKNGPFHTYAVRQPGNVIFEVGPHLIAALIDLFGMPNEVHSTTSGKLHLPGGGHFFQKWNVHAKCANGEEVSLTWDFGSSYGQHCIEVRGRNGLVIADLESGTAVMDRYGAGMLDWERMKRTVRHGKTLIWQGKRNWRSYLLSKLKLKKHGNLFGASIFHSLSEFYRGRESGTLDPRFTIDFATLVIDCCEKIVQQAIGAVEVRLPEPAPLKQTATGKPTVLVLGGTGFIGQSLVQQLVREGHSVRLLARDPDRIPLKISALPLDLVRGDLTRPETIHTALEGIETVFHLARAYGNRWEDYLKGEVYPTLELASLCDQACVKLLVYSSTIDSYYSGDLNSVLQDNTKLDPKIHRRNLYAQCKALCEKNLEQFSLSHCLKIAVARPGIVIGSGGSPFHWGVGMWYHENTCLTWGTGDHPLPFVLATDVATALTALLRQNSEVSQFQTFNLVGDPVLTGREYLKFLSEFSESQITTKPTSAWYHFRNDLLKWLVKIVVRHPNRRRPSYRDWKSRYHISRYESNFAKEILQWQPANREKLIKEGIELAVTTWIE, from the coding sequence TTGGCTGAAGCACAACATCGCGTTGCTATTGTGGGTGCTGGCTATATCGCCGATTGGCATCTGAAAGCATTGAAAACGATTCCGAATCTGAAGGTCGTGGCTGTATGCGACAGCAATGCATCCAGAGCAGAATCTTTTGCAAAATCATATGGAATAAGTACTTACGTAAAATCAATTGATGAGTTAGTTGCTGCCGGAATTTGCAATGTGGCCCATATACTGTTGCCCGCTGATCTTCACCATTCAGAAGCGTCTAAGCTGCTGGAAAATCAGATTGATGTGCTGCTCGAAAAGCCCGCTACAACCAGTGTAGCAGACTGCCGGCATTTGGCTGAAGTGGTGCACAGAACTGGACGGCATCTAGGAGTCAGCCATAACTTTTTGTTTGATCCAAATTATGTTTTTTTGCGTAACTCATTGCACAATAAAGAATTAGGAAAAATTCGCGATGCCCGGCTTTGTTGGCACCGCGAATTGCCATTTGCTAAAAATGGACCATTTCACACCTATGCCGTGCGGCAACCTGGAAATGTCATTTTTGAAGTGGGCCCGCACCTGATTGCGGCTTTGATTGACCTCTTCGGGATGCCGAATGAAGTCCATTCGACAACCTCAGGTAAACTTCATCTCCCAGGTGGGGGGCATTTTTTTCAGAAATGGAATGTGCATGCCAAGTGTGCCAACGGAGAGGAAGTTTCCCTAACTTGGGATTTTGGCAGTAGTTACGGCCAGCATTGCATCGAAGTACGTGGTAGAAATGGGCTGGTGATCGCAGATCTGGAATCAGGTACTGCTGTTATGGATCGTTATGGTGCTGGGATGCTTGATTGGGAAAGGATGAAACGCACCGTCCGGCATGGTAAAACGCTGATTTGGCAGGGAAAACGGAACTGGCGATCCTATCTGCTGTCAAAGTTGAAATTGAAGAAACATGGCAACCTCTTTGGTGCCAGTATTTTTCACAGCTTGTCGGAATTTTATCGTGGACGAGAATCTGGAACTTTAGACCCACGCTTCACAATTGATTTTGCGACTCTGGTGATTGATTGTTGCGAAAAAATTGTGCAACAGGCAATTGGTGCTGTGGAAGTCCGTCTCCCTGAACCCGCACCTTTAAAACAAACTGCAACAGGTAAGCCCACAGTTCTGGTTCTGGGTGGGACAGGCTTTATTGGTCAATCACTCGTGCAACAATTAGTTCGTGAAGGCCATTCCGTGCGGCTTCTGGCTCGCGATCCTGATCGAATTCCGTTGAAAATCAGTGCATTACCGCTGGATCTGGTGCGTGGAGACCTGACAAGACCAGAAACAATCCATACAGCTTTGGAAGGCATCGAAACCGTTTTTCACCTCGCACGTGCCTACGGCAATCGTTGGGAAGATTACCTGAAAGGCGAGGTATACCCCACACTCGAGCTTGCTTCTTTGTGCGACCAGGCATGTGTGAAACTACTGGTTTATTCCAGTACCATTGACAGTTACTATTCTGGAGATCTCAATTCTGTATTACAAGATAATACCAAACTTGACCCCAAAATTCACCGCCGAAATCTCTATGCCCAATGTAAAGCATTGTGCGAAAAGAACTTAGAGCAATTTTCACTGTCGCACTGTTTGAAGATCGCAGTGGCACGCCCAGGCATTGTGATCGGTTCTGGTGGTTCACCATTTCATTGGGGCGTTGGCATGTGGTACCACGAAAACACTTGCCTGACCTGGGGCACAGGCGACCACCCCCTGCCCTTTGTACTGGCAACTGACGTGGCTACCGCGTTGACAGCACTACTACGACAGAATTCCGAGGTTTCCCAGTTCCAGACGTTTAATCTGGTGGGAGATCCGGTGTTAACTGGCAGAGAATATCTGAAATTTCTCTCAGAATTTTCTGAAAGCCAGATTACGACGAAACCCACTTCAGCGTGGTACCACTTCAGGAATGATTTGTTGAAATGGCTGGTAAAAATTGTGGTTCGGCACCCAAACCGTCGCCGGCCAAGTTACCGAGATTGGAAGTCTCGCTACCACATTTCGCGCTATGAATCGAACTTTGCCAAAGAAATCCTACAATGGCAGCCCGCAAATCGCGAAAAACTGATTAAGGAAGGAATAGAATTAGCCGTGACCACCTGGATCGAATAG
- a CDS encoding glycosyltransferase family A protein has product MDEIGIVVIARNEGARLQACIRSLLPLTKKIVYVDSGSTDGSQVWVTAQGIAIVELDLQLPFTAARARNAGWEHLLNLYPEISYVQFVDGDCEVQANWLLDAKSILVNHPKVGAVCGRRRERYPDRTIYNALCDIEWNTPIGETKAAGGDVMMRASVLQAVSGYNPTVIAAEDDEICLRIRRTGQQIWRIDSEMTIHDAAMYRFHQWFKRAVRAGYAYALGNWLHGSGPEKQFRKEIRRIWRTAFLLPLLASALAWPTWGISLIFLLYYPLQVVRIAQRTRKRGYSIKISLAWGISCILDKLPQLIGVLKFHRNRLFSRQATIIEYK; this is encoded by the coding sequence ATGGATGAAATCGGTATTGTTGTTATTGCACGTAACGAAGGGGCGCGTTTACAGGCGTGCATTCGCTCGCTGTTACCATTGACAAAGAAAATCGTTTATGTCGATTCTGGTTCTACGGACGGTAGCCAGGTGTGGGTGACCGCACAGGGAATTGCCATAGTTGAATTGGATTTGCAGCTTCCATTTACAGCCGCCCGAGCACGAAATGCGGGTTGGGAACACCTCCTAAACCTCTATCCTGAAATTAGTTACGTACAATTCGTGGATGGAGACTGTGAAGTACAAGCAAATTGGCTACTTGATGCAAAAAGCATTCTTGTGAACCACCCCAAAGTGGGTGCGGTGTGTGGGCGGAGGCGGGAGAGATATCCCGACAGAACAATCTATAACGCATTGTGCGATATTGAATGGAACACTCCAATAGGTGAGACAAAAGCCGCTGGTGGGGATGTGATGATGCGTGCAAGCGTGCTGCAGGCCGTTTCCGGATACAACCCCACGGTGATTGCGGCAGAAGATGATGAAATCTGTCTGCGGATCAGAAGAACTGGCCAGCAAATTTGGCGAATCGATTCCGAAATGACCATTCATGATGCAGCAATGTACCGTTTCCATCAGTGGTTTAAGCGTGCAGTGCGTGCAGGTTATGCGTATGCACTTGGAAACTGGCTCCATGGTAGTGGGCCTGAAAAGCAATTCCGGAAAGAAATCCGCCGAATCTGGAGAACTGCATTTCTGTTACCCCTTCTTGCATCGGCACTTGCCTGGCCAACTTGGGGAATCAGTCTGATTTTCTTGCTCTATTACCCGCTTCAAGTAGTTCGAATTGCCCAACGAACTCGCAAGAGGGGCTATAGCATCAAAATCAGCCTGGCCTGGGGGATCAGTTGCATCCTCGATAAATTGCCACAATTGATAGGTGTATTAAAATTCCATCGTAATCGATTGTTTTCTCGCCAAGCCACCATCATCGAATACAAGTGA